A single window of Pontibacillus chungwhensis DNA harbors:
- a CDS encoding endonuclease Q family protein — translation MNAYFADLHIHIGRTIHGDPVKITASDELTLTNIVDHAAYQKGLDMVGVIDSHVPAVQSEILQLIEEGKAEELSGGGIRYGPLTLILGCEVEVYDEYCQGPLHVLCYFPTLEAMQRFTVWQSERVTNITLSSQRMYGSAQELQRFVKDEGGIFIPAHIFIPFKSLYGKGVKTSLEEVFDPKLIDGVELGLSADTNMAEGIPELAAYSFVTNSDAHSLPKIAREYQEILMEDCCFQELVFALHEQDGRRIIGNYGMNPLLGKYYTTVCHMCLKSPEQCLCEEAVMVKGVADRIHELSDEYEGRRKRPPYIHQIPLEYLPKIGPKTLRKLIEAFGTEMTIIHHTSINQLKDVVPLSVAEMIVKNRSGDVSVDAGGGGMYGRIKVRK, via the coding sequence ATGAACGCCTATTTTGCAGATCTTCATATACACATCGGAAGAACGATTCATGGAGACCCTGTCAAAATAACGGCATCTGACGAGCTTACTCTCACAAATATTGTCGACCACGCAGCTTACCAAAAAGGGCTGGACATGGTTGGCGTGATTGATAGCCACGTCCCTGCTGTACAATCGGAAATCTTACAGTTGATTGAAGAAGGGAAAGCAGAGGAGCTTTCTGGAGGGGGGATTCGTTATGGCCCTCTTACTCTTATATTAGGTTGCGAAGTAGAGGTGTATGATGAGTATTGTCAGGGGCCTCTTCACGTGTTGTGCTATTTCCCAACACTCGAAGCTATGCAGCGTTTTACCGTATGGCAGAGCGAACGTGTAACAAATATCACATTAAGTTCTCAGCGGATGTATGGGAGTGCACAAGAATTACAGCGCTTTGTAAAGGATGAGGGAGGAATTTTTATTCCGGCCCATATCTTTATTCCTTTCAAAAGCCTATATGGAAAAGGGGTGAAAACATCTCTTGAAGAGGTGTTTGATCCTAAGCTTATTGATGGAGTTGAGCTTGGCCTTAGTGCGGATACGAACATGGCTGAAGGGATTCCAGAACTTGCAGCCTATTCATTTGTTACAAATTCAGATGCTCATTCATTACCAAAGATTGCACGCGAGTACCAGGAAATTTTAATGGAAGATTGTTGTTTTCAAGAATTGGTCTTCGCCCTTCATGAACAAGATGGTAGAAGAATCATTGGCAACTACGGTATGAACCCACTGCTTGGTAAGTATTATACAACGGTTTGTCATATGTGCTTAAAGTCACCGGAACAATGTCTTTGTGAGGAAGCTGTAATGGTGAAGGGAGTAGCTGATCGCATACATGAATTATCGGACGAATATGAAGGACGAAGGAAAAGGCCTCCGTATATTCATCAAATACCACTCGAGTATTTGCCGAAAATTGGTCCTAAAACATTACGTAAGCTAATAGAAGCATTTGGTACAGAAATGACTATCATTCATCATACCTCAATAAATCAATTGAAAGATGTTGTTCCATTGTCAGTAGCTGAGATGATCGTAAAGAATCGTTCTGGAGACGTGAGTGTTGATGCGGGCGGGGGAGGCATGTATGGTCGTATAAAAGTCAGGAAGTAA
- a CDS encoding Fur family transcriptional regulator has protein sequence MEQRIEKIKKQLHSQSYKLTPQREATVRVLLEHEEDHLSAEDVYLLVKEKAPEIGLATVYRTLELLSELKIVDKINFGDGVSRYDLRKEGAEHFHHHLVCVECGAVEEIEEDLLIDVEKQVESDWGFQVKDHRLTFHGICKKCQVVTVKS, from the coding sequence ATGGAACAACGCATAGAGAAAATTAAAAAACAGCTCCATTCCCAGAGCTACAAGCTAACGCCACAGCGAGAAGCAACCGTTCGCGTTTTGCTCGAACATGAAGAGGATCATTTGAGTGCAGAAGACGTTTACCTCCTCGTAAAAGAAAAAGCACCTGAAATAGGGCTTGCTACCGTTTATCGTACATTAGAATTACTATCTGAATTAAAGATCGTCGATAAAATCAACTTTGGAGATGGAGTGTCTCGCTACGATTTACGAAAAGAAGGAGCAGAACATTTTCATCATCACTTAGTTTGTGTGGAATGTGGTGCTGTTGAAGAAATTGAAGAAGATCTATTAATTGATGTGGAAAAGCAGGTGGAAAGTGATTGGGGCTTCCAAGTGAAAGATCACAGGCTTACATTTCACGGCATCTGCAAAAAATGCCAGGTCGTTACAGTAAAATCATAA
- a CDS encoding aldo/keto reductase, with protein MNKRQLGSSDLMVSEIGLGCMTLGTDETKATEIVDRALDAGINYLDTADLYNFGRNEEIVGKAIKGRRDQVILGTKGGNHFNKEQEDWYWDPSKTYIKEAVKNSLHRLGTDYIDLYQLHGGTIDDPIDETIAAFDELVQEGLVRYYGISSIRPNVIKEYVKRSNIVSVMMQYSLLDRRPEEEILELLNENRISVLARGPLAKGMLSDNGLQKVQEKATDGYLSYSHDEVKHMIEHSLGYSSEDRSLQALALQYVLKDPAVATAVFGASSVEQLERNLSMLEAPPLTEDVYSQLQQITRPIVYQKHR; from the coding sequence TTGAACAAGCGACAACTTGGCTCTTCCGATTTGATGGTATCAGAGATCGGTTTAGGATGCATGACTCTAGGAACAGATGAAACAAAAGCTACAGAAATTGTAGACCGTGCCCTGGATGCAGGAATTAATTACTTAGATACAGCAGATTTATATAACTTCGGCCGCAATGAAGAAATTGTTGGAAAAGCAATTAAAGGTCGACGTGATCAAGTCATACTCGGAACAAAGGGAGGGAATCACTTTAACAAAGAACAAGAAGACTGGTATTGGGACCCTTCTAAAACCTATATAAAGGAAGCAGTTAAGAATAGCTTACACCGTCTCGGAACAGATTACATTGACCTGTATCAACTTCACGGCGGGACAATTGATGACCCTATTGATGAAACCATAGCAGCGTTTGACGAATTAGTCCAAGAAGGGCTAGTCCGTTACTACGGGATCTCCTCTATTCGACCAAATGTTATTAAAGAATATGTAAAACGATCTAATATCGTAAGTGTTATGATGCAATATAGTTTACTCGACCGTCGTCCAGAAGAAGAAATACTAGAATTGCTTAACGAAAATAGAATCAGCGTACTTGCCAGGGGCCCATTAGCTAAAGGGATGCTAAGTGACAATGGTCTCCAAAAAGTACAGGAGAAAGCCACTGATGGTTACTTATCCTATTCCCATGATGAAGTTAAGCACATGATTGAACATAGTTTAGGGTATTCTTCTGAAGATCGTTCTCTTCAAGCCCTAGCACTGCAATATGTTCTGAAAGACCCAGCTGTTGCAACCGCTGTGTTTGGAGCTAGTTCAGTAGAACAATTGGAAAGAAACCTATCCATGTTAGAAGCTCCCCCTTTAACAGAAGATGTTTATTCTCAACTACAGCAAATCACACGACCAATTGTTTATCAAAAACATCGCTAA
- a CDS encoding NUDIX domain-containing protein: MKKFEEKTIHTDSIYKGKVISLQVDDVSLPDGNTSKRELIKHPGAVAIIPVTQEGKLVMVEQYRKALERSLVEIPAGKLEPGEGPEETAKRELEEETGYTTDKLEFVTSFSTSPGFADEIVHVYLATDLKKAESKLDGDDDEFVELLEVSLEEAEQMERDQRIWDAKTAYALLYVKLKGLMV, from the coding sequence ATGAAAAAATTCGAAGAAAAAACGATACATACGGATTCTATTTATAAAGGAAAGGTAATCTCTCTTCAAGTCGACGATGTTTCTTTACCTGATGGGAATACATCAAAAAGGGAATTAATTAAACATCCAGGTGCCGTTGCTATAATTCCTGTTACACAAGAAGGGAAATTGGTCATGGTGGAGCAATACAGAAAGGCGCTAGAGCGCTCACTCGTTGAGATCCCAGCAGGAAAGCTTGAACCAGGAGAAGGTCCTGAGGAAACAGCTAAACGAGAGTTGGAAGAGGAAACAGGTTACACAACAGATAAACTAGAGTTCGTCACTTCTTTCTCTACTTCTCCAGGCTTTGCAGATGAAATTGTTCATGTGTATTTAGCGACAGATCTTAAAAAGGCAGAATCTAAGTTAGACGGAGATGACGATGAATTTGTTGAATTGCTAGAAGTTTCATTAGAAGAAGCTGAACAAATGGAAAGAGATCAAAGAATCTGGGATGCAAAAACAGCTTATGCGCTTCTTTATGTGAAATTAAAAGGATTGATGGTGTAA
- the spoIIM gene encoding stage II sporulation protein M has product MYAKGHAASQHLRENASIYVFTSLLFLIGIVFGAVIVNSMNVIQKQDLFFYLDQFFEQMMGGTVSDAVSLLKSSFFYHMKYLLLIFILGMSVIGMPIIWILLFMKGIVVGFSVGFLVNQMGWKGLFMAAASIAPQNLIIIPVYIMAGSIAMIFSFTLLQKLMAKKGHQPLLPPFMKYSALFVILFAVLSVASIIESYVSPGALKAVVEFIYGS; this is encoded by the coding sequence ATGTACGCTAAAGGACACGCTGCCTCTCAACATCTTCGGGAAAATGCTAGTATTTATGTCTTTACTAGCTTGTTATTTTTAATAGGAATTGTTTTTGGAGCTGTCATTGTTAATAGTATGAATGTGATCCAGAAGCAGGACTTATTCTTTTATCTAGATCAGTTTTTTGAACAAATGATGGGCGGAACGGTAAGTGATGCTGTGAGTCTGTTGAAGAGCAGTTTCTTTTATCATATGAAATATTTACTTTTAATCTTTATCTTAGGGATGTCCGTTATTGGAATGCCTATCATATGGATTTTGCTATTTATGAAAGGGATTGTCGTTGGTTTCTCAGTAGGGTTTCTGGTGAATCAAATGGGTTGGAAAGGTCTGTTTATGGCAGCAGCCTCTATTGCTCCGCAGAACCTCATAATTATACCTGTTTACATCATGGCAGGTAGCATAGCGATGATTTTTTCATTTACTTTACTTCAAAAACTAATGGCTAAGAAAGGGCATCAACCTCTACTGCCCCCTTTCATGAAATATAGTGCTTTATTTGTCATATTATTTGCTGTATTAAGTGTGGCGTCCATTATTGAATCGTACGTATCTCCGGGGGCGTTAAAAGCTGTGGTTGAGTTTATTTATGGATCATAA
- a CDS encoding YqzK family protein, producing MHLVQLIKDTIKIFVIFTACTLLFYFGLRMMNEEYEQIHRYDEPEGKAVKVFQWEEEQIIDRLSIFFRLGE from the coding sequence ATGCATTTAGTACAGTTAATTAAGGATACAATAAAAATCTTTGTGATTTTTACAGCCTGTACCTTGTTATTTTATTTTGGTTTACGGATGATGAATGAGGAATACGAACAAATTCATCGGTACGATGAACCGGAGGGGAAAGCTGTTAAAGTATTTCAATGGGAAGAAGAACAAATTATAGACCGATTATCGATCTTTTTCCGGTTAGGAGAGTAA
- the deoB gene encoding phosphopentomutase, with translation MEQYKRVFLIVLDSVGIGEAPDAEQFNDKGADTLGHIAEHMKGLSMPNMGGLGLSNIRPLQGIEPAEKPMAHYTKMQEASNGKDTMTGHWEIMGLYIDTPFRTFEEFPKELINEIEERSGRKVIGNKPASGTAILDELGPEHLETGALIVYTSADSVIQIAAHEEVVPVDELYEICEMVRELTKDEKYMIGRVIARPFVGKEGNFERTSNRHDYALKPFGRTVMNELKDENYDVIALGKISDIYDGEGVTEEIRTKDNMDGMDKLVQSMDKDFTGLNFLNLVDFDAKYGHRRDPQGYGEALEAFDQRLPEVLDKLNEDDLLMITADHGNDPIHHGTDHTRELVPLLVYNKQFNEGKELPLRETFSDIGATVAENFNIKMPEYGKSFLKDLK, from the coding sequence ATGGAACAATATAAACGTGTATTTTTAATTGTATTAGACTCAGTTGGGATTGGAGAAGCACCTGATGCAGAACAATTTAATGACAAAGGTGCAGATACTTTAGGCCATATCGCTGAGCATATGAAAGGCCTGAGCATGCCGAATATGGGGGGGCTTGGTCTTAGTAATATTCGACCACTTCAAGGTATTGAACCGGCTGAAAAACCAATGGCTCATTACACGAAGATGCAGGAAGCATCTAATGGGAAAGATACGATGACGGGTCATTGGGAAATCATGGGCCTTTACATTGATACACCATTCCGTACATTTGAAGAATTTCCGAAAGAATTGATTAATGAGATTGAAGAAAGAAGCGGACGTAAGGTCATTGGTAATAAACCGGCTTCTGGAACTGCTATTTTAGACGAACTTGGTCCTGAACATTTGGAAACGGGAGCCTTAATTGTTTATACATCTGCTGATTCTGTTATTCAGATTGCAGCTCACGAAGAAGTTGTACCAGTTGATGAGTTGTACGAAATCTGTGAAATGGTTCGTGAATTAACGAAAGACGAAAAGTATATGATTGGACGTGTCATTGCTCGTCCGTTTGTAGGTAAAGAAGGAAACTTTGAAAGAACATCTAACCGCCATGATTACGCATTAAAACCATTTGGTCGCACAGTCATGAATGAGTTGAAAGATGAGAACTATGATGTCATTGCCCTTGGTAAGATCTCAGACATCTATGATGGAGAAGGGGTAACCGAAGAGATTCGTACTAAAGATAACATGGATGGTATGGACAAACTCGTTCAATCTATGGATAAAGACTTTACAGGTCTTAATTTCTTAAATCTTGTGGATTTCGACGCAAAATATGGACACCGCCGCGACCCTCAAGGTTATGGTGAAGCATTAGAAGCTTTTGACCAACGTCTGCCGGAAGTATTAGATAAACTGAACGAAGATGATTTATTAATGATTACAGCAGACCACGGAAATGATCCCATTCACCATGGCACAGATCACACACGTGAACTTGTTCCGCTACTTGTTTACAATAAACAATTTAATGAAGGAAAAGAGCTACCACTTCGTGAAACATTCTCTGATATTGGTGCAACAGTTGCAGAGAACTTTAATATTAAAATGCCTGAATATGGCAAGAGTTTTTTGAAAGACTTAAAGTAA
- a CDS encoding pyrimidine-nucleoside phosphorylase has translation MRMYDIITKKRDGKALTPEEITFFIEGYTNGDIPDYQASALCMAIFFQDMNDEERANLTMEMVKSGDTIDLSAIEGIKVDKHSTGGVGDTTTLILGPLVASLDVPVAKMSGRGLGHTGGTIDKLEAVPGFHVEIDKSEFIELVNKNKVSVIGQTGNLTPADKKLYGLRDVTATVNSIPLIASSIMSKKIAAGADAIVLDVKTGAGAFMKTFEDSKALAEAMVAIGNRVGRNTMAVISDMSQPLGRAIGNALEVQEAIDTLKGHGPEDLTELCLTLGSQMVVLAGKADSLDEAREKLQENMNNGKALEKFATFLQSQGGDSRVVEDPSVMEEATYKVELEAKESGYVEEIVADELGTAAMMLGAGRATKESVIDLAVGLYLNKKVGDYVEAGESLLTIHANQEDIEDVKQKLYENITISSNKVDAPTLVHDMVTEK, from the coding sequence ATGAGAATGTATGATATTATTACTAAAAAACGAGATGGAAAAGCGTTAACACCAGAAGAAATCACATTTTTTATTGAAGGATATACCAATGGTGACATTCCGGACTACCAGGCAAGTGCTTTATGCATGGCTATCTTCTTCCAAGATATGAATGATGAGGAACGTGCCAACCTAACGATGGAAATGGTGAAGAGTGGAGATACCATTGATCTATCTGCTATTGAAGGCATTAAAGTAGATAAGCACTCTACAGGTGGTGTGGGTGATACAACGACACTCATTCTAGGACCACTTGTTGCCTCATTAGATGTACCTGTAGCTAAGATGAGTGGACGAGGACTTGGACATACCGGCGGTACAATTGACAAACTAGAAGCTGTGCCAGGTTTTCATGTGGAAATTGATAAGAGCGAGTTCATTGAACTTGTCAACAAAAATAAAGTATCTGTTATCGGACAAACAGGTAATTTAACACCAGCTGATAAGAAGCTTTATGGTCTTCGCGATGTAACAGCAACCGTTAACTCGATCCCTCTTATCGCAAGTTCCATTATGAGTAAGAAGATCGCTGCTGGTGCAGACGCGATCGTATTAGATGTTAAAACGGGCGCCGGTGCTTTCATGAAGACGTTTGAAGACTCAAAAGCCTTAGCTGAAGCGATGGTGGCAATCGGAAATCGTGTAGGTCGAAACACAATGGCAGTTATTTCTGATATGAGCCAGCCTCTCGGTCGTGCAATCGGAAATGCTTTAGAAGTTCAAGAAGCTATTGATACTCTTAAAGGCCATGGTCCGGAAGATCTGACTGAACTTTGTTTAACCCTTGGTAGCCAAATGGTGGTATTAGCAGGTAAAGCGGATTCTCTAGATGAAGCACGTGAGAAACTTCAAGAGAATATGAATAACGGCAAAGCCCTTGAGAAATTTGCTACTTTCCTTCAATCTCAAGGTGGCGATTCTCGTGTCGTAGAAGATCCTAGCGTAATGGAAGAGGCTACTTATAAAGTAGAGCTTGAAGCGAAGGAATCTGGATATGTAGAAGAAATTGTTGCCGATGAGCTAGGGACCGCGGCTATGATGCTTGGAGCTGGCCGTGCCACGAAAGAATCTGTCATTGATCTTGCGGTAGGCCTTTACTTAAATAAAAAGGTCGGAGACTATGTAGAAGCAGGTGAATCCCTTCTTACGATCCATGCTAATCAAGAGGATATTGAAGATGTGAAGCAAAAACTATATGAGAACATCACCATCTCATCAAATAAAGTTGACGCTCCCACTCTTGTCCACGATATGGTAACAGAGAAGTAA
- the xerD gene encoding site-specific tyrosine recombinase XerD: MENEKKDFLHYLQIERGLSRNTLMSYERDLTQYVTFLKNKTALSDVRKIARTHIMQYLHHLNDLNRSQSTIARTLSSIRAFHQFLIREQITQADPSLHIETPKKERKLPKTLSMKDVEALLSMRADDALSIRNKAMLEMLYATGLRVTELVSLKVSDLHLTMGFVRCLGKGSKERIIPLGNMAKKSIEIYLSSSRSELVKQNQTDELFVNHHGRPLSRQGFWKILKAVAKEVGVEKEITPHTLRHSFATHLLENGADLRAVQEMLGHADISTTQIYTHVSKARLTDIYRSYHPRA, encoded by the coding sequence ATGGAAAACGAAAAGAAAGATTTTCTTCATTATCTACAAATTGAGCGAGGACTGTCTCGTAACACCCTTATGTCTTACGAAAGAGACCTTACTCAATATGTTACTTTTTTAAAAAATAAAACAGCTCTTTCGGATGTTCGTAAGATTGCTCGTACGCACATTATGCAATACTTACATCATCTAAATGATTTAAATCGTTCTCAATCTACCATTGCTCGCACACTTTCATCGATTAGGGCTTTCCATCAATTTCTTATCCGAGAACAAATCACTCAAGCGGATCCGAGCTTACATATCGAAACGCCTAAGAAAGAAAGAAAGCTTCCTAAGACCTTATCTATGAAAGATGTAGAAGCCTTATTGTCAATGAGAGCAGATGATGCCCTGTCAATTCGAAATAAAGCTATGTTAGAGATGCTCTATGCTACAGGTCTACGAGTTACAGAACTTGTGTCCTTAAAAGTAAGCGACCTTCATTTGACTATGGGGTTTGTGCGCTGTCTTGGTAAAGGTTCAAAAGAGCGCATTATCCCTCTAGGAAACATGGCTAAAAAGTCAATTGAAATCTATCTATCTAGTTCAAGGTCTGAGCTAGTAAAGCAAAACCAAACAGATGAATTGTTCGTCAACCACCATGGGCGACCATTATCAAGACAAGGGTTTTGGAAGATATTGAAAGCGGTTGCGAAGGAAGTGGGAGTCGAAAAAGAGATTACACCTCACACATTGCGTCATTCATTCGCGACACACCTATTAGAAAATGGGGCTGACCTCAGGGCTGTACAAGAAATGCTTGGACATGCTGACATCTCTACCACACAGATATACACACATGTTTCAAAAGCAAGGTTAACAGACATTTATCGCTCTTATCACCCAAGAGCGTAA
- a CDS encoding D-alanyl-D-alanine carboxypeptidase family protein, with product MKKIGVWFMLMTMIMTMFAPASYAKEESGPELVESAKSAILLERDTGEILYEKNSEESLPPASMTKIMTMILVMEALDEGKLKLNEKVRASEYAASMGGSQIFLEPGEEMTVEELLKGVAVASGNDASVALAERIAGSESAFVKQMNQKVKELGLKHTKFQNTTGLPAKDHYSTAHDMAVMAKELLKHEGITKYTSIYEDYLRKGTDNEFWLVNTNKLVKFYNGVDGLKTGFTREAMYCLTATAKKDDMRVIAVVMGAETPKDRNSDVSAMLDYAFNHYETESLYKRHQAVDQLTNIRAAKTTVDVVTSESVSVLKKKGQKIENVEKNLVYKKDLTLPIQKGDTVGTLTITSNGKPLSKTDIVVNETVEEAGIWTLFKRSMSEMVKQR from the coding sequence ATGAAAAAAATAGGTGTCTGGTTCATGTTGATGACAATGATAATGACAATGTTTGCACCTGCCTCTTATGCGAAAGAAGAGTCAGGTCCTGAGTTAGTAGAAAGTGCGAAGTCCGCTATTCTGTTGGAGCGAGATACAGGCGAGATCCTTTATGAGAAGAACTCTGAGGAGTCACTTCCACCAGCTAGTATGACGAAGATTATGACAATGATCCTTGTAATGGAAGCTCTTGATGAAGGGAAGCTAAAGCTTAATGAGAAAGTCCGTGCGAGTGAATATGCTGCTTCCATGGGAGGATCTCAAATTTTCTTAGAGCCTGGGGAAGAAATGACCGTTGAGGAGCTCTTAAAAGGGGTGGCGGTGGCCTCTGGAAATGATGCCTCTGTAGCATTAGCAGAACGAATTGCTGGAAGTGAATCCGCATTTGTTAAACAAATGAATCAAAAAGTAAAAGAACTAGGACTTAAACATACGAAATTCCAAAACACCACTGGTTTACCAGCTAAAGACCATTACAGTACAGCACATGATATGGCAGTAATGGCAAAAGAATTACTTAAGCACGAAGGGATTACGAAGTACACAAGCATTTACGAAGATTATTTACGTAAAGGAACCGATAATGAGTTTTGGCTAGTAAATACAAATAAACTTGTAAAGTTTTATAACGGTGTGGATGGCCTTAAGACAGGTTTTACAAGAGAAGCCATGTACTGCTTAACAGCAACTGCTAAAAAGGACGATATGAGGGTTATTGCAGTGGTAATGGGAGCAGAAACACCAAAGGACCGGAATTCGGATGTTTCAGCTATGCTTGATTATGCCTTTAACCATTACGAAACAGAATCCCTATATAAACGCCATCAGGCAGTAGATCAGTTGACAAATATACGGGCGGCTAAAACGACAGTGGATGTAGTGACAAGTGAATCCGTCAGTGTATTAAAGAAAAAGGGCCAAAAGATTGAAAATGTTGAGAAGAACCTGGTCTATAAAAAAGATCTAACACTACCGATTCAAAAAGGTGATACCGTTGGAACGCTTACCATTACAAGCAATGGAAAGCCACTCTCTAAAACAGATATTGTGGTAAATGAAACGGTCGAAGAAGCCGGAATATGGACGCTATTTAAACGATCCATGAGCGAGATGGTGAAACAGCGCTAA
- a CDS encoding purine-nucleoside phosphorylase, whose translation MNAAQTKEAAQFINEQLSNQPTLGMILGSGLGVLADEIENAVTIPYSEIPHFPQSTVAGHKGQLVIGQLEGKQVIAMQGRFHYYEGYNMKQVTFPVRVMKELGVKSLFVTNAAGGINESFKPGDLMIITDHINNMGDNPLIGKNDDELGARFPDMSKAYDVELTNHAKACADRLGLKVQEGVYVGNTGPSYETGAEVRMLRTMGGDAVGMSTVPEVIVANHAGMNVLGISCISNMAAGILDQPLTHDEVIETTQQVREDFLNFVKEITKSL comes from the coding sequence ATGAACGCAGCACAAACAAAAGAAGCAGCACAATTTATTAACGAACAATTATCAAACCAACCAACTTTAGGCATGATCCTAGGTTCAGGGCTAGGAGTATTAGCAGATGAAATTGAAAATGCCGTTACAATTCCTTATAGTGAGATTCCTCATTTCCCCCAATCGACTGTCGCAGGTCACAAGGGACAACTAGTGATTGGTCAACTAGAAGGTAAACAAGTGATCGCTATGCAGGGGCGTTTCCATTACTATGAAGGCTATAATATGAAGCAAGTCACTTTCCCAGTTCGCGTTATGAAAGAACTTGGAGTTAAGTCTTTATTTGTAACAAATGCTGCTGGTGGTATTAATGAAAGCTTTAAGCCAGGGGACCTTATGATTATTACTGACCACATTAACAATATGGGAGATAACCCTCTGATTGGTAAGAATGATGACGAACTTGGCGCTCGTTTCCCTGATATGTCGAAAGCCTATGATGTAGAGCTTACGAATCATGCTAAAGCTTGTGCTGATCGTCTTGGGCTTAAGGTACAAGAGGGCGTCTATGTGGGGAACACAGGTCCATCCTATGAAACCGGCGCAGAGGTTCGTATGCTACGTACTATGGGTGGAGATGCTGTTGGCATGTCCACTGTACCAGAAGTCATTGTAGCGAATCATGCCGGAATGAATGTACTCGGAATCTCTTGTATTTCTAATATGGCAGCGGGCATTTTAGATCAACCTCTAACACACGATGAAGTTATTGAAACTACACAACAAGTAAGAGAAGACTTTTTAAACTTCGTAAAAGAAATTACAAAATCACTTTAA